One Methanolobus sp. WCC4 DNA segment encodes these proteins:
- a CDS encoding DUF2551 domain-containing protein, producing the protein MIKYLSRDDTGIRKVVLKLFLNGDKFTTGDVYEHLHNTDFDVSYRGVSAMVGLMNTRLGILSIDVTGDHNIYLLKEDYREIVRSVLDNY; encoded by the coding sequence CTGATAAAATATCTTAGTCGCGATGATACTGGCATACGCAAAGTGGTACTGAAATTGTTCCTGAACGGTGATAAATTCACTACTGGTGACGTGTACGAGCATCTGCATAATACAGATTTTGATGTGAGCTACAGAGGAGTTTCAGCTATGGTAGGCCTGATGAATACAAGACTTGGCATCCTGAGCATCGACGTAACTGGAGATCACAACATATACCTTTTGAAGGAAGACTACAGGGAAATTGTAAGGTCTGTCCTTGACAACTACTGA
- a CDS encoding DNA-directed RNA polymerase subunit D — protein MTMEVDILELSERSAKFILSDASAAFANGIRRACLSDVPTLAIDDVNIYNNTSVLFDEQLALRLGLIPLATDIEEFVPEDECTCGSECPACKVSLTLSAEGPRMVYSGDFVSSDEKVRPADQNIPIIDLKEGQKVVLEAIAHMGYGHKHAKWQAGIACGYKNMPVVKFENCDQCGACVKECPQNIIQIGPNGAEISGDDILKCILCKLCVLSCDIDAITVSEDENSFIFTMESDGSYTIQQLIINAGTTIKEKASQMGQILESL, from the coding sequence ATGACAATGGAAGTAGATATACTTGAACTGTCAGAGAGGTCTGCAAAGTTCATATTATCCGATGCAAGTGCAGCTTTTGCAAATGGTATAAGGAGGGCATGTCTCTCTGACGTACCAACTCTTGCTATAGATGATGTGAACATCTACAACAATACCTCAGTCCTCTTTGATGAGCAGTTAGCTTTAAGGCTTGGCCTTATCCCACTGGCAACAGACATTGAAGAGTTCGTACCTGAAGACGAGTGCACATGTGGCTCAGAATGCCCTGCATGCAAGGTATCTCTGACGCTTAGTGCTGAAGGTCCGAGAATGGTATATTCAGGCGACTTTGTCTCATCTGATGAGAAAGTTCGCCCAGCCGACCAGAACATCCCTATCATTGACCTGAAAGAAGGTCAGAAGGTAGTGCTTGAGGCCATTGCCCATATGGGGTATGGCCACAAACATGCTAAATGGCAGGCAGGTATTGCCTGTGGCTACAAGAATATGCCAGTTGTCAAGTTCGAGAACTGTGACCAGTGTGGTGCATGTGTGAAGGAATGTCCTCAGAACATAATCCAGATCGGTCCGAACGGTGCAGAGATATCCGGCGATGATATCCTTAAATGCATACTTTGTAAATTGTGTGTATTGTCCTGTGACATTGATGCGATCACTGTATCTGAAGATGAGAATTCTTTCATTTTCACTATGGAATCCGATGGTTCCTACACGATCCAACAGTTAATTATAAATGCAGGAACAACTATTAAGGAGAAAGCCAGCCAGATGGGACAAATATTAGAGTCCCTCTGA
- a CDS encoding 30S ribosomal protein S11, protein MTNGIWAVAHIKCSFNNTIITVTDITGAETIAKSSGGMVVKAARDESSPYTAMQMASQLADTLKDKGIEGVHIKVRAPGGNKQRSPGPGAQAAIRAFARAGIKIGRIQDVTPVPHDGTRPKGGRRV, encoded by the coding sequence ATAACCAATGGAATATGGGCAGTAGCTCACATTAAATGCTCATTCAACAACACCATCATTACAGTAACTGATATCACAGGTGCAGAGACCATCGCCAAGTCATCTGGTGGAATGGTTGTAAAGGCAGCACGTGATGAAAGTTCTCCATACACTGCTATGCAGATGGCATCCCAGCTTGCAGATACCCTTAAGGACAAGGGCATTGAAGGCGTTCACATAAAGGTGCGTGCACCTGGTGGGAACAAGCAGAGAAGCCCGGGACCTGGAGCACAGGCTGCTATCAGGGCTTTTGCAAGGGCAGGTATCAAGATCGGAAGGATCCAGGATGTAACTCCTGTTCCACACGATGGTACACGTCCAAAGGGCGGTAGAAGAGTATAA
- a CDS encoding flavin reductase family protein, which produces MKRSIGAKTLAYPTPAWLVGTYDMFGKANAMTAAWGGICCSDPPCISVSLRKATYSYANIMEKEAFTISIPSEDYVKETDYFGIASGKDTDKFEKMGLTPVKSDLVYAPYVDEFPVVLECKLIHSFELGLHTQFIGEIIDVKAEGSVLDENGNPDIEKIKPIIYSPQREYYGVGKPLGKAFSIGIDK; this is translated from the coding sequence ATGAAAAGATCGATCGGTGCAAAGACTCTGGCCTACCCGACACCCGCATGGCTTGTCGGGACCTATGACATGTTCGGAAAAGCGAATGCTATGACTGCCGCATGGGGAGGCATCTGCTGCTCGGACCCGCCATGTATCAGCGTATCCCTGAGAAAGGCAACCTATAGTTACGCCAACATCATGGAAAAGGAAGCCTTTACCATCAGCATTCCCTCAGAGGACTATGTGAAGGAGACAGATTATTTTGGGATCGCAAGCGGGAAGGATACGGACAAGTTCGAGAAAATGGGACTCACGCCTGTGAAAAGTGACCTTGTGTACGCGCCATATGTAGATGAATTCCCTGTGGTCCTTGAATGCAAGCTTATACACAGCTTCGAGCTGGGACTTCATACACAGTTCATAGGAGAGATTATCGATGTCAAGGCAGAGGGATCGGTCCTTGATGAGAATGGAAACCCAGACATAGAGAAGATAAAACCGATAATCTACTCACCACAAAGGGAATATTATGGAGTAGGTAAACCACTTGGAAAGGCATTCTCAATTGGAATCGATAAGTAA
- a CDS encoding 4Fe-4S binding protein, with product MDEQDGFIVAMGCRKCGRCENICPNGALYRINGFVNVDHEKCDLCMKCVKVCPNKALLYME from the coding sequence GTGGACGAACAGGACGGCTTCATTGTAGCGATGGGATGCAGGAAATGCGGCAGATGTGAGAATATCTGTCCAAATGGTGCACTTTACAGGATAAACGGTTTTGTGAACGTCGATCACGAGAAATGTGACCTGTGCATGAAATGTGTGAAGGTATGTCCTAACAAGGCCCTGCTGTATATGGAATGA
- a CDS encoding 30S ribosomal protein S13, whose translation MADEEIRHLVRIMNTDLQGSQPVMYALTGIRGIGLRTSRIIVDSTGIDPKETIGYLSDEDVAKLDEAIVNFEKNLPIWMLNRCQDPISGGDKHLLGQDIIMTFREDINNLKKVRAYRGLRHERGLKVRGQRTKSTGRRGSTIGVSKKK comes from the coding sequence ATGGCAGACGAAGAAATAAGACACTTAGTCCGTATCATGAATACTGACCTTCAGGGTAGTCAGCCTGTTATGTATGCGCTGACAGGTATTCGCGGTATAGGACTCAGAACATCAAGGATCATTGTTGACAGCACGGGTATCGACCCGAAAGAGACCATAGGTTACCTTTCTGATGAAGATGTTGCAAAGCTCGATGAAGCTATTGTGAACTTTGAGAAGAACCTTCCTATATGGATGCTCAACAGGTGCCAGGACCCAATTTCAGGTGGGGACAAACACCTTCTGGGACAGGATATAATCATGACCTTCAGAGAGGATATCAACAACCTCAAGAAGGTAAGAGCATACCGCGGTCTCAGGCACGAGAGAGGTCTCAAGGTAAGAGGTCAGAGAACAAAGTCCACAGGAAGGCGTGGCTCAACCATTGGCGTAAGCAAGAAGAAGTAA
- a CDS encoding 30S ribosomal protein S4 produces MGYPGKKKKSYDTPKHPWQAARMATEVELLKKYGLRNKKELWKAVSILRRYRADARRILAESAETELAGHLKTESDQILERLRRYSILPSDANIDDILALQTEVILERRLQTQVFRLGLARTPKQARQFITHGHIAINGQKVTVPSVLISKEDEMNIDYYGNSPLTSESHAERPAQIASAVAGTEE; encoded by the coding sequence ATGGGATATCCAGGTAAAAAGAAAAAGAGTTATGATACTCCAAAGCACCCTTGGCAGGCAGCCAGGATGGCCACTGAGGTAGAGCTTCTTAAAAAGTACGGTCTCCGTAACAAGAAGGAACTCTGGAAGGCGGTCAGTATCCTGAGAAGGTACAGGGCAGACGCACGTAGAATCTTGGCAGAATCTGCAGAGACCGAACTTGCAGGCCACCTCAAGACCGAGTCCGACCAGATTCTTGAAAGGCTTAGAAGATATTCAATTCTTCCATCCGATGCAAACATCGATGACATCCTTGCATTGCAGACAGAAGTGATCCTTGAACGCAGGTTACAGACACAGGTATTCAGACTTGGTCTTGCAAGGACACCAAAGCAGGCAAGACAGTTCATCACACACGGTCACATTGCTATAAATGGTCAGAAAGTGACAGTTCCAAGCGTACTTATCTCAAAAGAAGATGAGATGAACATCGATTACTATGGCAACTCACCACTTACCAGCGAATCACATGCTGAAAGGCCAGCACAGATCGCTTCAGCAGTAGCAGGAACGGAGGAGTAA
- a CDS encoding type II/IV secretion system ATPase subunit has product MKSKRTAEHEISDHGQIADNENVSITHYQEMQLILLEQNPVRGTSTDRKADASRLMEKLISCISSLTGKKEDKDDICSYRSKVSKNSRTITIDCRECDLASSFDEEDCRRNIFNILLKEPVAERLTLSKLYERDYEGRSLETIYLMAGLRDRLTPYRNTKLVESSCKISPDCSKEHAGIMEALLDMSGTDPLKTCNMIVELLEYNRIEDLKTGIRPECTGCRNRFVEILHEMNSISKKLSDRINPNGHAGQTTEFSSEYEEHLRSYVRPPFSTSRIYTEPPDNTIFLECYDISYQDERKLPVNIYQLTDRPEKMYIINPVEYALGERELKLVERVRKKMIMHRPADLHFSDPVNSREYFRRLSKQLLLEEENVEDITSDPEKVKLYCDLLTKYTTGLGILEDLMSDERVTDVYVNAPADQNPVHVVLDGEECITNIYLSQEDMESMVSRLRSISGRPFGEATPVLEMFLREYGVRVSVIGDPLSAKGIAYAFRKHAKDPWTLPKLINNGSISPLTAGLLSFIMDGQASVLVAGGVGAGKTSLLCALLLEIPQKYRMITIEDTSEIPVEELQEMGWKVQGLNSQSAIMKYGVEIEPSVALRASLRLGSSSLIMGEVRGPEVAVLYEAMQVGAAGNSVIGTIHGSSTDAVYERVVNTLGVPPASFKATDAVIICANTRLSGSMTMKRRVMQVAEVNDKWDEDSGKVFSDILSYDAYEDCLKPSDIMDRGRSALIGKIADKWGISMDEASRNIRMRAMIKEKIAEYGKEDEHLLEARSVAIANNMFWLLMDREISEPDGTNYQRICDRWLEWFDGFAGRSYTDQLMIGEGQPPFGQEEQCTRAGGQTVQ; this is encoded by the coding sequence GTGAAATCAAAAAGAACCGCAGAGCATGAGATAAGCGATCATGGACAGATAGCTGACAATGAGAATGTCAGTATCACGCATTATCAGGAAATGCAACTGATCCTTTTAGAACAGAACCCTGTAAGAGGAACATCAACTGACAGAAAAGCAGATGCCAGCAGATTAATGGAAAAGCTCATATCGTGCATATCCTCACTCACCGGAAAGAAAGAAGATAAGGACGACATCTGCTCCTACAGGTCAAAGGTCTCAAAGAACAGCAGGACCATAACGATCGATTGCAGGGAATGTGACCTTGCTTCCAGTTTTGATGAGGAGGATTGCAGGAGGAACATATTCAACATCCTCCTGAAAGAACCAGTGGCTGAGCGACTAACCCTTTCAAAGCTCTACGAGAGGGATTACGAAGGAAGGTCACTTGAAACGATATACCTGATGGCAGGCCTGAGGGACAGACTCACACCATACAGGAACACAAAGCTTGTAGAGAGTTCATGTAAAATTTCCCCGGATTGCAGTAAAGAGCATGCAGGGATAATGGAAGCATTACTGGACATGTCAGGGACCGACCCACTGAAGACCTGTAACATGATAGTTGAACTGTTAGAATACAACAGGATCGAAGACCTGAAAACAGGAATTCGGCCAGAATGCACCGGGTGCAGGAACAGGTTCGTGGAGATCCTTCATGAAATGAACTCCATATCAAAGAAGCTTTCAGATAGGATCAACCCCAACGGACATGCAGGACAAACTACCGAATTCAGCTCAGAATACGAAGAGCATCTCCGTTCCTATGTCAGGCCACCATTCTCAACCTCAAGGATATACACAGAACCCCCTGACAATACCATATTCCTTGAATGTTATGACATCAGCTATCAGGATGAGAGAAAGCTTCCTGTGAACATCTACCAGTTGACCGACCGCCCTGAGAAGATGTACATCATCAACCCCGTCGAGTACGCCCTTGGGGAAAGAGAACTCAAGCTGGTGGAAAGGGTCAGGAAGAAGATGATAATGCACCGGCCTGCAGACCTGCATTTCTCAGACCCTGTGAACTCAAGGGAATACTTCCGCAGGCTCAGCAAGCAGCTTCTGCTGGAAGAGGAGAATGTGGAGGACATCACATCTGACCCGGAGAAGGTGAAGCTATACTGTGACCTGCTAACCAAATATACCACCGGACTGGGCATACTGGAAGACCTCATGTCCGACGAGCGTGTAACCGATGTCTACGTGAATGCCCCTGCAGACCAGAATCCTGTACATGTGGTGCTTGACGGTGAGGAATGCATCACCAACATATACCTGTCCCAGGAGGATATGGAATCCATGGTCTCACGGCTGCGCTCCATAAGTGGCCGACCATTCGGCGAGGCAACACCCGTACTTGAGATGTTCCTGAGAGAGTATGGGGTTCGTGTCTCGGTGATCGGTGACCCGTTGAGTGCCAAAGGTATTGCCTATGCGTTCAGGAAACATGCAAAGGACCCCTGGACCCTGCCAAAGCTCATCAACAACGGATCCATCTCACCGCTCACCGCAGGCCTTCTCAGTTTCATAATGGATGGGCAGGCATCCGTGCTTGTTGCGGGTGGAGTAGGGGCTGGTAAGACATCCCTACTGTGCGCCCTGCTTCTGGAAATACCTCAGAAGTACCGCATGATAACCATAGAGGACACATCCGAGATACCTGTTGAGGAATTGCAGGAGATGGGATGGAAGGTGCAGGGACTCAACTCACAATCTGCTATCATGAAGTACGGGGTCGAGATCGAGCCATCCGTGGCGCTGCGTGCATCCCTGAGACTTGGAAGCTCTTCCCTGATAATGGGAGAGGTCAGGGGTCCTGAGGTAGCAGTGCTGTATGAGGCCATGCAGGTGGGAGCAGCAGGTAACTCTGTCATCGGTACGATACATGGTTCTTCCACGGATGCGGTATATGAGAGGGTGGTGAACACATTAGGAGTACCGCCTGCATCCTTCAAGGCTACGGATGCAGTCATTATCTGTGCCAATACAAGGCTCTCAGGAAGCATGACAATGAAACGACGTGTCATGCAGGTTGCCGAGGTCAACGACAAATGGGATGAGGACTCAGGGAAGGTTTTCTCGGACATACTCAGCTATGATGCTTACGAGGACTGCCTGAAGCCATCTGACATCATGGACAGGGGACGATCGGCCCTGATAGGAAAAATAGCTGATAAGTGGGGGATCTCAATGGATGAGGCATCCCGTAACATACGCATGAGGGCCATGATCAAGGAAAAGATAGCAGAGTATGGTAAAGAGGATGAGCATCTGCTGGAGGCCAGAAGCGTAGCTATTGCAAACAATATGTTCTGGTTGCTGATGGATAGGGAGATATCAGAACCTGACGGGACAAATTATCAGAGGATCTGTGACAGGTGGCTTGAATGGTTCGATGGGTTTGCAGGTAGAAGTTACACAGACCAACTCATGATAGGTGAAGGACAGCCGCCCTTCGGACAGGAGGAGCAATGCACCCGTGCAGGTGGTCAGACTGTACAATGA
- a CDS encoding radical SAM protein: MSDIVQGEAGSFHSFLSEGCKLCKQGAKMVLFITGLCPRDCFYCPVSEERRTDDTYANERKVLSDDDVLEEARQMDALGTGITGGEPLLRKEKVLHYIRLLKKEFGPEHHIHMYTSMAPDRESMAELADAGLDEIRFHPPVKLWNELDDTGYAASIRYAKELGIETGIEIPSIEGADRVALFAERNGCFINLNELEFSDTNAEAMKELGYQLIDDVSNAVSGSEEYATGIYDHCKRMHFCSSSYKDAVQLRKRLIRIAENISRPFDEISEDGTIFYGHMEFDDESDIDTALRELSDMEVPQEMLETVENGIDIAWWILEDIAGSIGNDKRKLYIIERYPFKEGLIVEKIPL; the protein is encoded by the coding sequence ATGAGCGATATCGTCCAGGGAGAAGCAGGTTCTTTCCATTCTTTTCTTTCAGAAGGCTGCAAACTCTGTAAACAGGGAGCAAAGATGGTCCTTTTCATAACAGGCCTATGCCCCAGGGATTGTTTCTACTGTCCTGTGTCAGAGGAGAGGCGCACTGACGATACTTATGCCAATGAGAGAAAGGTTCTTTCTGATGATGACGTTCTTGAAGAAGCAAGGCAAATGGATGCCCTTGGAACCGGAATAACCGGCGGTGAGCCACTTCTGAGAAAGGAGAAGGTGCTTCACTATATCAGATTGCTTAAGAAGGAATTTGGACCAGAGCATCACATCCATATGTATACATCCATGGCACCTGACAGGGAATCGATGGCCGAACTCGCAGATGCAGGACTCGATGAGATAAGATTCCATCCGCCTGTAAAACTCTGGAACGAGCTGGACGATACCGGCTATGCAGCCTCGATCAGGTATGCGAAGGAACTGGGAATTGAAACCGGGATAGAGATACCTTCTATCGAAGGAGCTGACAGGGTAGCTCTTTTTGCAGAGAGGAACGGCTGTTTCATCAATCTCAATGAACTGGAATTCTCAGATACGAATGCAGAGGCCATGAAAGAACTTGGTTACCAGTTAATTGACGATGTGTCGAATGCAGTATCAGGTTCAGAAGAATACGCCACCGGAATATATGATCATTGTAAGAGGATGCATTTCTGTTCATCCAGCTACAAGGATGCCGTACAGCTCAGGAAAAGGCTTATTCGCATTGCTGAGAATATTTCCAGACCCTTTGACGAGATCAGTGAGGATGGAACCATTTTCTACGGGCATATGGAATTCGATGATGAAAGTGATATCGATACTGCCCTCAGGGAACTCTCAGATATGGAAGTGCCACAGGAAATGCTGGAAACCGTTGAAAACGGGATAGATATCGCATGGTGGATCCTTGAGGATATCGCAGGATCCATTGGAAATGATAAAAGAAAATTGTATATTATCGAAAGATATCCTTTTAAAGAGGGACTAATTGTTGAAAAGATACCCCTTTAA
- the uppS gene encoding polyprenyl diphosphate synthase: MSFISGSISRIVYKGYERLLTQEVQSEKVPRHVAIIMDGNRRFARKLGQMTSYGHRRGAEVTENVMEWACEIGVEYLTIYAFSTENFNRGDEEKDKLFDLIKLKFDEIVVDERTHERKMRVHAIGDIEKLPEPLRESIDNVELMTAAYDRFNLNVAIAYGGRQEIIKAVQEIATKVEAGELEPEDIEEDTISNHLYPSGSAALPDVDLIIRTGGDERVSNFLPWQANGSECAAYFCAPFWPEFRKIDFLRSIRVYQSRMREKHHSVTIRAAHFLKALGKAEIEEVRQHSKSKK, translated from the coding sequence GTGTCATTCATATCAGGAAGTATATCCCGAATAGTATACAAAGGATATGAACGCCTGCTGACACAGGAAGTTCAAAGTGAGAAGGTACCACGGCATGTTGCCATAATTATGGATGGGAACCGCAGGTTTGCACGCAAACTGGGGCAGATGACATCCTACGGACACAGGCGCGGAGCAGAGGTCACTGAGAACGTTATGGAATGGGCCTGTGAGATTGGTGTGGAATATCTCACCATATATGCTTTTTCCACTGAGAATTTCAACCGGGGCGATGAAGAGAAGGATAAGCTCTTTGACCTCATCAAGCTCAAGTTCGACGAGATAGTGGTTGATGAAAGGACGCATGAAAGAAAGATGAGAGTCCATGCAATCGGCGATATAGAAAAGTTGCCGGAACCCCTTCGTGAATCTATCGATAATGTAGAACTTATGACAGCAGCCTATGACAGGTTCAACCTCAATGTTGCAATAGCATATGGTGGGAGACAGGAGATCATCAAGGCTGTACAAGAGATAGCCACAAAGGTGGAAGCCGGGGAACTTGAACCTGAAGACATCGAAGAGGACACTATATCCAACCACCTTTACCCTTCAGGAAGTGCAGCACTCCCTGATGTGGACCTCATCATACGCACCGGAGGAGATGAAAGAGTATCTAACTTCCTCCCATGGCAGGCCAATGGAAGCGAATGTGCAGCGTATTTCTGTGCACCTTTCTGGCCGGAGTTCAGGAAGATCGATTTCCTTCGCTCTATACGCGTCTATCAGTCCCGTATGAGGGAAAAACATCATAGTGTGACCATCCGTGCAGCACATTTCCTCAAAGCCCTTGGAAAGGCCGAAATAGAGGAAGTAAGGCAACACTCAAAGAGCAAAAAATAA
- a CDS encoding RNA-guided pseudouridylation complex pseudouridine synthase subunit Cbf5 has product MNSKSKPGILPSEQKRELVHKAEAITSPLHGCSPYERPIRQYIEMGVVNLDKPAGPTSHEVTAWVKDILELNRAGHSGSLDPVVTGVLPIMLGKATKTVAALRLSGKEYICLMTLHEPVPEKKVRRVCRDFTGPLFQMPPIISAVKRAVRVRKIYYLEVLDVKEKSVLMRVGCEAGTYMRKLCHDIGVALGCGAHMQELRRTKTGPFREDTLVTLHDLKDAYEFWKEDGDECFLREVVRPMEEGLAHLPKIIIRDSAVDAVCRGAALAVPGILSLDKNIKKDDEICLFTLKGEAVALCKAIMDTGEMLENTHGIVSTTERVIMDAGTYAQGWHSKPE; this is encoded by the coding sequence ATGAACTCCAAAAGCAAACCCGGTATTTTACCTTCTGAACAAAAACGTGAGCTTGTGCACAAAGCAGAGGCCATTACAAGTCCCCTTCATGGATGTTCTCCATACGAACGCCCCATCAGGCAATATATTGAGATGGGTGTCGTTAACCTTGACAAACCTGCAGGACCAACAAGTCACGAGGTCACTGCATGGGTCAAGGATATACTTGAGCTGAACAGGGCAGGACATTCCGGTTCACTGGATCCTGTTGTGACAGGTGTACTTCCCATAATGCTTGGGAAGGCTACAAAGACCGTTGCAGCTCTTCGTTTGTCAGGAAAGGAGTACATCTGCCTGATGACACTGCATGAACCTGTTCCTGAGAAGAAGGTACGCAGGGTCTGCAGGGATTTCACAGGTCCGCTTTTCCAGATGCCACCTATCATCTCTGCTGTTAAACGCGCAGTTCGTGTACGTAAGATCTATTATCTTGAGGTGCTTGATGTAAAGGAAAAGTCGGTCCTTATGCGGGTTGGCTGCGAAGCAGGCACTTATATGCGAAAGCTATGTCATGACATTGGTGTTGCACTGGGCTGTGGTGCCCATATGCAGGAGCTTCGCAGGACAAAGACCGGTCCGTTCAGGGAGGACACCCTTGTCACTCTCCATGACCTGAAGGATGCCTATGAGTTCTGGAAAGAGGATGGGGATGAATGCTTCCTGCGGGAGGTTGTCAGGCCAATGGAGGAAGGTCTTGCGCATCTTCCTAAGATCATCATTCGTGATAGTGCGGTGGATGCCGTGTGTCGTGGTGCGGCACTGGCAGTCCCCGGGATACTCAGTCTTGATAAGAATATCAAAAAGGATGATGAGATTTGTCTCTTTACTTTAAAAGGGGAAGCTGTTGCTCTGTGTAAAGCTATAATGGATACCGGGGAAATGCTTGAAAACACCCATGGTATTGTGTCAACAACCGAAAGAGTAATAATGGATGCTGGCACTTATGCGCAAGGCTGGCACAGCAAGCCAGAATAA
- a CDS encoding GNAT family N-acetyltransferase, which translates to MAESNSSYCPGLVFSDDLNEVDWEEASVVFERAPLGRNKRDPEQIRKAFEASYAVVTVSDSGKLVGMCRSLCDGQYQAAIYDMVLLPEYQGKGIGKEMLDRLCDKLPVENIILYSVPGREGFYSRCGFKKMRTAMAKLNPLISDPENGYL; encoded by the coding sequence ATGGCGGAAAGCAATTCATCCTATTGTCCCGGTCTCGTATTTAGTGATGATCTGAATGAAGTTGACTGGGAAGAAGCCTCTGTAGTCTTTGAGCGGGCTCCTCTTGGCAGGAACAAACGTGACCCTGAACAGATTCGCAAAGCCTTTGAGGCAAGTTATGCAGTAGTGACTGTCTCTGATTCAGGTAAGCTTGTGGGTATGTGTCGCTCTCTTTGCGACGGCCAATATCAGGCAGCAATCTATGACATGGTCCTGTTGCCCGAGTATCAGGGTAAAGGGATTGGAAAAGAAATGCTTGACCGGCTGTGCGATAAACTGCCTGTAGAGAATATTATCCTGTATTCCGTTCCCGGAAGGGAGGGTTTTTACAGTCGATGCGGGTTTAAGAAAATGCGTACAGCAATGGCTAAACTGAATCCTCTTATTTCTGATCCTGAAAATGGCTACCTCTGA